Proteins from a genomic interval of Paenibacillus sp. FSL H8-0048:
- a CDS encoding DUF1177 domain-containing protein, translating into MALHQTITVLNALDSAYVNGKQVKQLFAEYPAVKVEIQKVDGEKGSTEFVKITIPGSEGKFGGGSAPTFGIVGRLGGIGARPSRIGLVSDADGAVAAIASALKLADMQAKGDVLLGDVLVTTHICPDAPTLPHEPVDFMDSPVDILQMNEHEVLPEMEAVLSIDTTKGNRVVNHKGIAISPTVKEGYILRVSEDLLRIKEMTTGQYPVTFPVTTQDITPYGNGLYHINSILQPAVATSAPVVGLAITAQSMVPGCGTGASHEVDIAQAVRFAIETAKEVTQGTCSFYNKAEFAKITELYGSMNVLQTLGKPAVTSH; encoded by the coding sequence ATGGCACTTCATCAAACGATTACAGTCTTGAACGCACTGGACAGCGCTTATGTTAATGGTAAGCAGGTCAAGCAGTTATTTGCAGAATATCCTGCGGTTAAGGTTGAGATTCAGAAGGTGGACGGGGAAAAGGGCAGCACAGAATTCGTCAAAATTACGATCCCGGGCAGCGAAGGAAAGTTTGGCGGCGGATCTGCCCCAACGTTCGGTATTGTCGGCAGACTGGGTGGTATCGGGGCACGCCCGAGCCGGATTGGCCTGGTCTCAGATGCAGATGGAGCGGTAGCAGCGATTGCTTCTGCGCTGAAGCTGGCAGACATGCAGGCCAAAGGGGATGTGCTGCTGGGGGATGTGCTGGTGACCACTCATATTTGCCCGGATGCTCCGACCCTGCCGCACGAGCCGGTGGATTTCATGGATTCTCCTGTGGATATTCTGCAGATGAATGAGCATGAAGTGCTGCCGGAGATGGAAGCGGTTCTATCGATTGATACGACCAAAGGCAACCGTGTGGTTAATCACAAAGGGATTGCCATCTCGCCGACGGTCAAGGAAGGCTATATTCTGCGGGTCAGCGAGGATTTGCTGCGGATCAAGGAGATGACGACAGGGCAATATCCGGTTACTTTTCCGGTGACGACTCAGGATATTACCCCTTACGGCAACGGGCTGTATCATATCAATTCCATTCTTCAGCCTGCGGTGGCTACCTCTGCTCCGGTGGTGGGCCTCGCGATTACTGCCCAGTCTATGGTTCCGGGCTGCGGTACTGGTGCCAGTCATGAGGTGGATATTGCCCAGGCGGTGCGGTTCGCCATCGAGACGGCCAAGGAAGTAACACAGGGGACATGCTCTTTCTACAACAAAGCGGAGTTTGCCAAAATCACTGAGCTGTACGGCTCCATGAACGTGCTGCAGACACTTGGTAAACCTGCAGTCACCTCTCACTAA
- a CDS encoding AroM family protein, translating into MKNIGLITIGQAPRQDVAPIIEKYLECKAGLVQSGVLDGFTAEQVKEYYSPAPGEYVLTTRMTDGSAAVISRERIQTVLQGKIDAMEAAGIRTILLACTGVFPGLHTSAAHLIEPDRIIPPVVQAMLDGRRLGLIGPLPEQEGAMIEKFAGAGARLPFTAASPYTGTEADFRAAAERLRDHADVIVLDCMGYVEQHRQWAASAGVPAVLSNALMGKLIAEMV; encoded by the coding sequence ATGAAGAATATCGGGCTGATTACAATTGGGCAAGCGCCCAGGCAGGATGTCGCGCCTATCATTGAGAAATATCTTGAATGCAAGGCGGGACTGGTACAATCCGGGGTCTTGGACGGCTTCACGGCTGAACAGGTTAAGGAATATTACAGTCCGGCCCCGGGGGAGTATGTGCTGACCACCCGTATGACAGACGGGTCTGCTGCGGTAATCTCCCGGGAGCGGATACAGACCGTTCTGCAAGGGAAGATTGATGCTATGGAAGCTGCTGGGATTCGGACGATCCTGCTGGCTTGCACGGGAGTTTTTCCGGGGCTGCATACATCTGCTGCCCATCTGATTGAGCCGGACCGGATTATTCCACCGGTCGTGCAGGCGATGCTGGACGGGCGCCGTCTGGGATTGATTGGCCCTTTGCCCGAGCAGGAGGGCGCAATGATTGAGAAATTCGCAGGAGCCGGAGCACGGCTGCCGTTCACAGCGGCTTCACCTTATACGGGGACGGAAGCGGATTTTCGTGCCGCAGCAGAGCGTCTGCGGGATCATGCGGATGTGATAGTGCTTGACTGTATGGGATATGTGGAGCAGCATAGACAGTGGGCAGCCTCCGCAGGAGTGCCTGCCGTGCTGTCCAATGCCCTGATGGGCAAGCTAATAGCAGAAATGGTGTAA
- a CDS encoding aminopeptidase, whose translation MSEARIAISMNVLKDCLGVASGELLAVVADDDKRDLAESVYEAGKRLGAESMLLVMQPRSRSGEEPPAPVAEAMAKADVAVCITTHSMTHTAARKQAAAAGTRVATMPGITDDMFSNGAITADYGQVKALTEQVAALLSAGSRVRVEKEGLVLSFSIDGRDGILSTGLYLNPGESGNLPSGEAYIAPLEGTASGQIKVDGSVAGIGALDGPMVLTVEDGRLIHADGEHGGKLLDMLGNGDGRLLGEFGIGTNNKARITGVVLEDEKVYGTIHVAFGSNNTFGGVVAAGVHIDAVVMKPDVYIDDKLIMQAGELL comes from the coding sequence ATGAGTGAAGCAAGAATAGCAATTAGTATGAACGTTCTTAAGGATTGTCTCGGGGTTGCCAGCGGAGAACTGCTGGCCGTAGTAGCTGATGATGATAAGCGTGATCTGGCTGAGTCGGTCTATGAGGCAGGCAAGCGGCTGGGAGCGGAATCGATGCTGCTGGTCATGCAGCCGCGGAGCAGATCGGGGGAAGAACCTCCGGCTCCGGTTGCCGAAGCTATGGCTAAGGCGGATGTAGCCGTATGCATCACAACCCATTCGATGACACATACAGCGGCGCGCAAGCAGGCAGCCGCAGCGGGAACCCGGGTAGCGACCATGCCGGGAATCACCGATGATATGTTCAGCAACGGGGCGATCACTGCGGATTATGGGCAGGTGAAGGCACTGACTGAGCAGGTTGCTGCGCTGTTGTCTGCGGGCAGCCGGGTGCGTGTAGAGAAGGAAGGTCTGGTTCTTAGTTTCTCTATTGACGGCCGGGATGGTATTCTCAGCACCGGATTATATCTTAATCCGGGAGAATCAGGCAACCTGCCCTCCGGTGAAGCTTATATTGCGCCGCTGGAAGGCACAGCCAGCGGCCAGATTAAGGTGGATGGTTCAGTTGCAGGGATCGGTGCCTTGGACGGCCCGATGGTGCTGACAGTGGAAGATGGACGGCTGATCCATGCAGATGGGGAGCATGGCGGCAAGCTGCTGGACATGCTTGGCAATGGCGATGGCCGGCTGCTCGGCGAATTCGGCATCGGGACCAACAACAAGGCCCGGATTACTGGTGTGGTGCTGGAGGATGAGAAGGTATACGGGACGATCCATGTGGCTTTTGGCAGCAATAATACATTCGGCGGAGTTGTGGCGGCTGGCGTACATATTGATGCTGTAGTCATGAAGCCGGATGTGTATATTGATGATAAGCTGATTATGCAGGCTGGGGAATTGCTGTAA
- a CDS encoding aspartate/glutamate racemase family protein, protein MLGIIRVITLQENSAIQLHGALIERRYGLPVISRCIPDQPQGVYDAQTEAESIPKIITLAQELEQQGCTAIGISCAADPALAEARAVVNVPVLGAGSCAAHMAMAYSNRVGVLTILEEVPPHIRSILGDAYIGMDRPDGVTTTLDLGTPAGRAGAMAGAARLVERGAEVLVLACTGFATIGLASELEERLGIRAFDPILCLGAAAAASASGAGASAAGDVRRS, encoded by the coding sequence ATGCTTGGAATCATACGTGTTATTACATTGCAGGAGAACTCTGCAATTCAGTTACATGGGGCTCTAATTGAGCGGCGGTACGGTCTGCCGGTGATAAGCCGCTGTATCCCGGATCAGCCTCAGGGTGTGTATGATGCGCAGACAGAGGCGGAATCCATTCCGAAGATTATCACGCTTGCCCAGGAGCTGGAGCAGCAGGGTTGCACGGCAATCGGCATCAGCTGTGCTGCTGATCCGGCCTTGGCAGAAGCCAGGGCAGTGGTGAATGTTCCTGTGCTGGGAGCAGGCTCCTGCGCAGCTCATATGGCTATGGCGTACAGCAACCGGGTGGGCGTGCTGACGATTCTGGAAGAGGTGCCGCCGCACATCCGCAGCATTCTCGGCGATGCCTACATCGGCATGGATCGCCCCGACGGCGTAACAACTACGCTGGATCTGGGCACGCCTGCCGGACGGGCTGGTGCGATGGCCGGTGCCGCCCGGCTCGTGGAGCGCGGCGCCGAAGTCCTGGTGCTGGCGTGCACCGGCTTCGCCACCATCGGGCTGGCGTCGGAGCTGGAAGAACGGCTGGGCATCCGCGCGTTCGATCCGATTCTCTGCCTCGGTGCGGCTGCCGCTGCATCAGCCTCTGGTGCAGGAGCTTCTGCTGCGGGAGATGTGCGTCGCTCGTAG
- a CDS encoding PucR family transcriptional regulator — translation MNTRGITLRELMELSVLGKAKVISGEQGLDRVVRFVDIMEVPDLKGWISEGVMLLTTAYSIRHDPSLLTEVIYTLDNLGAAALAIKPARFLKEIPQGAIEASNACGLPIVEIPPEIPYTDITQPVMELLLGRQAMLLRRAEEVYRTLTTMVLENSGIQAVSDSVAEFLKAPVALVDTERKIIVSSPADYDWVQSAAPLSWNIHVDRRTVARLLVHKERLDDMEEVGIEQARLVFALELMRRKVAEDTEFRLRGNFIDELLTPPLPSRHEVQRRARQLGMNPEHKWEVAVIEGETAPSEDTVNRLLEREAKKRGVMPHAEYRSSRAVLFLPTQEGRRFTPGGDAEEPWEKTLGGWLQDKNEGLSSYRCGIGTSEYLWDIHTSYNEARKALSISRRLGQGPGGITRYEEMEVYHLLEGLGGPGFERLFERKLGKLLQYDQEHDSNMLLTFYHYLECRGSLIETANSLYIHRNSVKYRLERIRDITGFDLNDPREQFVCHLCLIYYYLQEK, via the coding sequence GTGAATACACGAGGAATTACGCTGCGGGAGCTAATGGAGCTCTCGGTGCTAGGGAAAGCGAAGGTCATCAGCGGGGAGCAGGGGCTGGACCGGGTGGTCCGGTTCGTGGATATTATGGAGGTCCCGGATCTGAAAGGCTGGATCAGCGAAGGGGTGATGCTGCTGACAACGGCCTATTCGATCCGGCATGATCCTTCGCTGCTGACCGAGGTGATCTACACGCTCGACAATCTGGGTGCAGCGGCGCTGGCGATTAAGCCGGCCCGCTTCCTGAAGGAGATCCCACAGGGAGCCATCGAGGCCAGCAATGCCTGCGGTCTGCCGATTGTGGAGATCCCGCCCGAGATTCCGTACACGGATATCACGCAGCCGGTGATGGAGCTGCTGCTGGGGCGGCAGGCAATGCTGCTGCGCCGGGCGGAGGAGGTCTACCGCACGCTGACCACCATGGTGCTGGAGAACAGCGGCATTCAGGCGGTCAGCGACAGTGTGGCGGAGTTCCTGAAGGCTCCGGTAGCACTCGTGGATACGGAGCGGAAGATTATTGTATCCTCACCGGCAGACTATGACTGGGTGCAGAGCGCCGCACCGCTGAGCTGGAACATCCATGTGGACCGCAGGACGGTTGCCCGGCTGCTCGTCCACAAGGAGCGGCTCGATGATATGGAAGAGGTGGGCATAGAGCAGGCCCGGCTTGTTTTTGCCCTTGAACTGATGCGCCGTAAGGTAGCTGAAGATACGGAATTCCGGCTGCGCGGCAACTTCATCGATGAGCTGCTGACCCCGCCGCTGCCGTCTAGACATGAAGTCCAGCGGCGGGCCCGCCAGCTTGGGATGAACCCGGAGCACAAGTGGGAGGTGGCCGTCATTGAAGGGGAGACGGCGCCGAGCGAGGATACAGTGAACCGGCTGCTGGAGCGGGAGGCGAAGAAGCGCGGCGTCATGCCGCACGCAGAGTACCGTTCGAGCCGGGCGGTGCTGTTCCTGCCTACACAGGAGGGGCGCAGGTTCACGCCGGGCGGTGACGCAGAGGAGCCGTGGGAGAAGACGCTGGGCGGCTGGCTGCAGGATAAGAACGAAGGCTTAAGCAGCTACCGCTGCGGTATCGGCACCTCGGAATATTTGTGGGACATCCACACCAGCTATAACGAGGCGCGCAAAGCGCTGTCCATCTCCAGAAGGCTGGGACAAGGCCCCGGCGGGATCACCCGCTATGAAGAGATGGAGGTCTATCATCTGCTGGAGGGGCTTGGCGGTCCGGGATTCGAGCGGCTGTTCGAGCGCAAGCTGGGCAAGCTGCTGCAATACGACCAGGAGCATGACAGCAATATGCTGCTGACCTTCTATCATTATCTGGAGTGCCGGGGCAGTCTGATTGAGACGGCGAACAGCCTCTATATCCACCGTAACTCCGTCAAGTACCGGCTGGAGCGGATTCGGGATATCACCGGCTTCGATCTGAATGATCCGCGCGAGCAGTTCGTCTGTCATTTATGCCTGATTTACTACTACCTCCAGGAAAAATAG
- a CDS encoding ABC transporter permease — MFAYTLKRLLQMIPALLGIIVITFILSRVLPGDPAIMLAGEQAPEEIVNKIRQDMGLDKPLYIQFFAYIGQLLQGDIGYAYHTGHSVASDLASRFPATIELTLASILIAVLIAIPVGIIAATRKESILDHISRVFSLIGACVPIFWLGLMFIYIFYSILGWAPAPMGRISGDLNPPVHITGLYVLDSLLSADTAALKSSLAHLLLPAICLSTGTMAIIARMTRSSMLEVVDQDFVRTARAKGLRESAVIYKHALVNALIPTLTVLGLQFGFLMGGAVITETIFSWPGIGGYVTDSILAADYAPIQAFTLVSAVLYCGINLAVDLIYGFIDPRIRYE; from the coding sequence TTGTTTGCTTATACATTAAAAAGACTTCTGCAGATGATTCCAGCCTTGCTCGGCATTATCGTCATCACCTTCATTCTATCGAGAGTGCTGCCGGGCGATCCTGCGATTATGCTGGCCGGAGAGCAGGCTCCAGAGGAGATTGTGAACAAGATCCGCCAGGATATGGGGCTGGACAAGCCGCTGTATATCCAGTTCTTCGCTTACATCGGGCAGCTGCTGCAAGGCGATATCGGCTATGCCTATCACACCGGACATTCGGTCGCAAGTGATCTGGCCTCACGCTTCCCGGCTACGATTGAGCTGACCCTGGCCAGCATCCTGATTGCCGTTCTAATCGCCATTCCGGTAGGCATTATCGCCGCGACTCGCAAGGAGTCGATTCTGGATCATATCTCCCGCGTGTTCTCCCTGATAGGTGCTTGTGTGCCAATCTTCTGGCTCGGATTGATGTTCATCTATATCTTCTACTCCATTCTGGGCTGGGCACCGGCGCCGATGGGCCGGATCAGCGGGGATCTCAACCCGCCGGTGCATATCACCGGGCTGTACGTACTGGACAGTCTGCTCTCCGCAGATACCGCCGCACTCAAAAGCAGTCTCGCGCATCTGCTGCTTCCGGCCATCTGCCTCAGTACCGGCACGATGGCGATCATCGCCCGGATGACCCGCTCCAGCATGCTGGAGGTGGTCGATCAGGACTTCGTCCGCACCGCCCGGGCCAAGGGGCTGCGGGAATCGGCCGTCATCTACAAGCACGCGCTGGTCAATGCGCTGATCCCTACGCTAACGGTGCTCGGACTCCAGTTCGGCTTCCTGATGGGCGGCGCGGTCATCACGGAGACCATCTTCTCCTGGCCGGGAATCGGCGGCTATGTCACCGACTCCATCCTGGCGGCGGATTACGCGCCGATCCAGGCGTTCACCCTGGTCAGTGCCGTGCTCTACTGCGGAATTAACCTGGCGGTCGACCTGATCTACGGGTTCATTGATCCGAGAATCCGCTATGAATAG
- a CDS encoding ABC transporter permease, with protein MSTAAHSAQGSPAKPAQAKPRTLLSLLLHNRLAAIGLTFILIWTMVAIFAPWLAPHDPFVTDMANKLQPPSGSHWFGTDNFGRDILSRVLYGARISIWTGLIAVSISFLIGMPLGGIAAYYGGRTGTIIMRVMDVLLSFPSLVLSMAIAASIGAGLSSAMIAVGIVGIPEFARLMFGQTVSLREKEYIEASRAIGVKDRVILYRHILPNALAPLMVQATLGMGFAILTASSLSFLGLGVRPPVAEWGAMISEGREYIISGQWWLVTFPGLGIATSILGFNLLGDGFRDVLDPRLRSGK; from the coding sequence GTGAGCACTGCAGCACATTCAGCACAGGGCAGCCCGGCGAAGCCCGCACAGGCTAAGCCCCGGACCCTATTATCTCTGCTGCTGCACAACCGCCTGGCGGCCATAGGGCTGACCTTCATCCTGATCTGGACTATGGTAGCCATCTTCGCCCCCTGGCTGGCTCCGCATGATCCGTTCGTCACGGACATGGCGAACAAGCTGCAGCCGCCCTCCGGTAGTCACTGGTTCGGAACCGACAACTTCGGCCGGGATATTCTCAGCCGGGTGCTGTACGGCGCGCGGATCAGCATCTGGACCGGCCTGATCGCGGTCTCGATCTCCTTCCTGATCGGGATGCCGCTGGGCGGGATTGCCGCTTACTATGGCGGCCGGACCGGAACCATCATCATGCGGGTCATGGATGTATTGCTGTCCTTCCCGTCTCTGGTCTTGTCAATGGCGATTGCCGCCTCGATCGGCGCCGGACTCAGCAGCGCAATGATCGCTGTCGGCATTGTCGGCATTCCCGAATTCGCCCGGCTGATGTTCGGCCAGACGGTCTCGCTGCGGGAGAAGGAGTATATCGAAGCCAGCAGGGCCATTGGAGTGAAAGATAGAGTCATTCTGTACCGCCACATTCTGCCGAATGCCTTGGCTCCGCTAATGGTACAGGCTACGCTCGGGATGGGCTTCGCCATCCTGACCGCGTCCAGTCTCAGCTTCCTGGGGCTGGGGGTCAGACCCCCGGTTGCCGAATGGGGCGCGATGATCTCCGAAGGCCGGGAATATATCATTTCCGGGCAGTGGTGGCTGGTTACTTTTCCAGGCCTCGGCATTGCTACTTCCATCTTAGGCTTCAACTTACTCGGAGACGGCTTCCGGGATGTGCTAGACCCGCGGTTGCGTTCGGGGAAATGA
- a CDS encoding ABC transporter substrate-binding protein codes for MKKVKLLSTLVAFSIMLAGCASSANPQTPAATSAGTDTAATAAPVKKNLTVAYSEGGTTLDPAEANDLTSDTLVLAAYDQLVTYGIKTENGASIANTEDIKPMLAESWEVNADNTVYTFKLKSGVSFQSGNPVDAEAVAYSFERVAKSSSGSFLYGMASIKTVTVKDPSTVEVTLTNANHNFLQILAMYTFSIVDQKTVEAQGADYLKTNAAGSGPFKLTKWDPATEAVFTANDSYWQGAPSLGKVTLKFTKEASNRVLLLGKGDVDMAIEIPPKDVSTLESNSALTVASNASNRILFFAMNNKIKPFDNVKVRQAINYAIPYDQLLSGVMYGQAKQMKSAVASNTPGFTDAGYVYEYNLDKAKALLKEAGYEKGFDFDFTLGSGFDDWEDDAVLIQAELAKIGVNMKINKLARAQFLEQQKTNNLTSYISKWTSFVNDPGYHLGFLLYGKGSSNYINYQNAEVDKLWEQANLETDTAKRTELYKQAQEIITTEAPWAYLYEYNRIVGMSNKISGYAFYPDEVIRFYPLSITE; via the coding sequence ATGAAAAAAGTTAAACTGTTGTCCACACTCGTCGCTTTTTCAATCATGCTTGCCGGCTGCGCCAGCAGTGCCAATCCGCAGACCCCTGCTGCCACTTCGGCAGGAACAGATACGGCAGCAACCGCAGCGCCGGTCAAAAAGAACCTGACGGTAGCCTATTCCGAGGGCGGCACCACGCTCGACCCGGCGGAAGCCAACGATCTGACCTCCGATACGCTTGTGCTGGCCGCTTATGATCAGCTGGTCACCTACGGCATCAAGACCGAGAATGGCGCCAGCATCGCCAATACCGAAGATATCAAGCCCATGCTCGCAGAGAGCTGGGAAGTGAATGCTGACAACACGGTGTATACGTTCAAGCTGAAATCCGGCGTGAGCTTCCAGAGCGGCAATCCGGTGGATGCCGAGGCGGTGGCGTATTCTTTTGAACGTGTGGCGAAGTCTAGCTCTGGCAGCTTCCTCTACGGCATGGCCTCCATCAAGACGGTGACAGTAAAAGATCCTTCGACCGTTGAAGTGACCCTGACGAATGCCAACCATAACTTCCTGCAGATTCTGGCGATGTACACCTTCTCCATCGTGGACCAGAAGACGGTAGAAGCACAGGGTGCAGATTACCTGAAGACGAATGCCGCCGGTTCCGGCCCGTTCAAGCTTACGAAGTGGGACCCGGCTACTGAAGCTGTATTCACCGCTAATGATAGCTACTGGCAGGGTGCGCCAAGCCTCGGCAAGGTAACTCTGAAGTTCACCAAGGAAGCCTCGAACCGCGTGCTGCTGCTGGGTAAGGGCGATGTAGACATGGCGATTGAGATTCCTCCGAAGGATGTATCCACGCTGGAGAGCAATTCGGCGCTGACGGTCGCTTCCAATGCGAGTAACCGGATTCTGTTCTTCGCCATGAACAACAAGATCAAGCCGTTCGATAATGTAAAAGTCCGTCAGGCGATCAACTATGCGATTCCTTACGATCAGCTGCTGAGCGGGGTCATGTACGGCCAGGCCAAGCAGATGAAGAGTGCGGTAGCGAGCAACACCCCAGGCTTCACTGATGCAGGCTATGTGTATGAGTACAACCTGGACAAGGCTAAGGCGCTGCTGAAGGAAGCAGGCTACGAGAAAGGCTTTGACTTCGACTTCACGCTGGGCTCCGGCTTCGATGACTGGGAAGATGATGCAGTCCTGATCCAGGCTGAGTTGGCCAAAATCGGAGTCAACATGAAGATCAACAAGCTGGCCCGTGCCCAGTTCCTAGAGCAGCAGAAGACCAATAATCTGACCTCTTATATCTCTAAATGGACTTCATTCGTCAATGATCCTGGCTACCATCTTGGCTTCCTGCTGTACGGCAAGGGCTCTTCCAACTATATCAACTACCAGAATGCTGAAGTAGACAAGCTGTGGGAGCAGGCGAACCTGGAGACAGATACGGCGAAGCGTACAGAGCTCTACAAGCAGGCTCAGGAGATCATCACGACAGAAGCACCTTGGGCGTATCTCTACGAATATAACCGCATTGTCGGTATGAGCAACAAGATCAGCGGCTACGCCTTCTACCCGGATGAAGTGATCCGTTTCTATCCGCTGTCGATTACAGAATAA
- a CDS encoding M20 family metallopeptidase encodes MTDWKSKVLEAIDAGQEELLALCSELIRFPSENPPGDSREISAYIISYLKEAGIDTSIYPATETMFNLVSTLGAGAEERTGKKLIYCGHTDVVPAGDRSRWDFDPFCGDIVDGYLLGRGASDMKAGLAGLIYVTALLSKLGVPLQGDLSLLIVPDEETGGHLGVPWVLERGLITGTAAVIAEPSGPLNPTIGQKGSCWFEFTVEGTPGHGSLSPVVGDSAIVKAAKGIEALQRLWDIKVEVPEEVREIIRISQEYVKGSEERDSLAYQVFDHVTVNIGTIQGGTKVNVVADRCTIQVDSRVPFGVDYRDVLDRARSLLLEAGIESEVKGFGFQGNANWTPSEEPVVKDLVESICEVSGEEAYGVLQWASSDARHFRTHNIPVLQYGPAELSTIHNFNEKAPVWQIIQCAKVYALTALKYLGVEEEQ; translated from the coding sequence ATGACGGACTGGAAAAGCAAGGTACTGGAGGCCATTGATGCCGGGCAGGAGGAGCTGCTTGCGCTGTGCTCTGAGCTGATCCGATTCCCTTCGGAGAATCCGCCGGGAGATTCGCGGGAGATCAGCGCTTATATTATTAGTTATCTGAAGGAAGCCGGGATCGATACTTCGATCTATCCGGCGACTGAAACCATGTTCAATCTGGTGTCCACCCTGGGCGCAGGAGCAGAGGAGCGCACCGGCAAAAAGCTGATCTACTGCGGACATACCGATGTCGTTCCGGCCGGGGACCGTTCGCGCTGGGACTTTGATCCCTTCTGCGGCGATATTGTGGACGGCTATCTGCTGGGCAGAGGCGCTTCGGATATGAAAGCGGGGCTGGCCGGGTTAATCTACGTCACTGCACTGCTGTCGAAGCTGGGCGTCCCGCTGCAAGGGGATCTGTCCCTTCTGATCGTGCCCGATGAAGAAACGGGCGGTCATCTCGGAGTTCCCTGGGTGCTGGAGCGCGGCCTGATTACCGGAACCGCTGCGGTGATTGCCGAGCCTTCCGGCCCGCTGAACCCGACCATCGGGCAAAAGGGCAGCTGCTGGTTCGAATTCACCGTCGAAGGCACACCGGGTCACGGCAGCCTGTCGCCAGTGGTTGGAGACAGCGCCATTGTGAAGGCCGCCAAAGGGATTGAAGCCTTACAGCGCCTGTGGGACATTAAGGTCGAGGTGCCTGAGGAAGTCCGGGAGATTATCCGCATCTCGCAGGAGTATGTGAAGGGCAGCGAAGAAAGAGATTCCCTTGCCTATCAGGTATTCGACCATGTGACGGTCAACATCGGAACGATTCAGGGCGGAACCAAGGTGAACGTAGTGGCAGACCGCTGCACGATTCAGGTCGATTCCCGTGTACCGTTCGGGGTAGACTACCGGGATGTGCTGGACCGTGCCCGCTCCCTGCTGCTAGAAGCCGGCATTGAATCCGAGGTCAAGGGCTTCGGCTTCCAGGGCAATGCGAACTGGACCCCGAGTGAGGAGCCGGTGGTCAAGGATCTGGTGGAGAGTATCTGTGAGGTGAGCGGGGAAGAAGCCTACGGCGTGCTGCAATGGGCCTCCAGCGATGCGCGCCATTTCCGTACTCATAATATTCCGGTGCTGCAATACGGCCCGGCTGAGCTGTCAACCATTCATAATTTCAACGAAAAGGCGCCCGTCTGGCAGATTATCCAATGTGCGAAGGTGTATGCCTTGACGGCGCTTAAATATCTGGGAGTGGAAGAAGAGCAATAA
- a CDS encoding ABC transporter ATP-binding protein: MTELLEVSGLCTEFQTAAGTIRAVDGISLSVRKGETLGIVGESGCGKSITSLSIMQLLPKRISRIASGHIRFEGKDMLEMSVKEVRSIRGNRIAMIFQEPMTSLNPVFKIGRQISESARYHLKLSKKEADARAVEMLRKVGIPRPEKIAQQYAHQLSGGMRQRVMIAMAMVCNPQLLIADEPTTALDVTIQAQILDLMRDLQKNEGMSILMITHDLGVVAEMCDRVVIMYAGQIVEETDVATLYSQPLHPYTQGLLASLPQLAGDEDRLSSIPGQVPNPASLPPGCRFAPRCPVAVDRCREQLPELLEVQPGHTCRCILQQEGVL; this comes from the coding sequence ATGACAGAACTGCTGGAGGTATCAGGGCTATGCACCGAGTTCCAGACAGCGGCGGGCACAATCCGTGCGGTGGACGGTATCAGTCTGTCAGTGCGCAAGGGAGAGACGCTGGGCATTGTCGGAGAATCCGGCTGCGGCAAAAGCATCACCTCACTCTCCATCATGCAGCTGCTGCCTAAGCGGATCAGCCGGATTGCTTCCGGCCACATCCGCTTTGAAGGTAAGGATATGCTGGAGATGTCGGTAAAAGAGGTACGGAGCATCCGGGGGAACCGGATTGCGATGATTTTTCAGGAGCCGATGACCTCGCTGAATCCGGTGTTCAAGATCGGGCGCCAGATCTCCGAATCTGCCCGGTATCATTTGAAGCTAAGCAAGAAGGAGGCGGATGCCCGGGCGGTGGAGATGCTGCGCAAGGTGGGGATTCCCCGCCCGGAGAAGATTGCCCAGCAGTATGCCCATCAGCTCTCCGGCGGGATGCGGCAGCGGGTGATGATTGCCATGGCGATGGTCTGTAATCCACAATTGCTCATAGCCGATGAGCCCACGACAGCGCTGGATGTGACCATTCAGGCCCAGATCCTTGATCTGATGCGGGATCTGCAAAAGAATGAGGGCATGTCGATCCTGATGATCACGCATGATCTGGGAGTCGTTGCCGAGATGTGTGACCGGGTCGTTATCATGTACGCGGGTCAGATTGTCGAGGAGACGGACGTGGCTACCCTGTACAGCCAGCCGCTGCATCCGTATACGCAAGGGCTGCTGGCTTCCCTGCCCCAGCTGGCGGGGGATGAGGACCGCCTCAGCTCGATTCCGGGCCAGGTGCCGAATCCGGCCAGCCTGCCGCCCGGCTGCCGGTTCGCGCCGCGTTGTCCTGTAGCGGTGGACCGCTGCCGGGAGCAGCTCCCGGAGCTGCTTGAAGTGCAGCCGGGTCATACATGCCGCTGTATCCTGCAGCAGGAGGGGGTTCTATGA